One window of the Zea mays cultivar B73 chromosome 3, Zm-B73-REFERENCE-NAM-5.0, whole genome shotgun sequence genome contains the following:
- the LOC103650099 gene encoding protein FAM91A1, with protein sequence MSATVEEQMVVKAIREECPWESLPKRLQSTLQTKDEWHRRIVEYCIRKRLQWNICFARRVCREGEYYEEMMRYLRKNLALYPYHLADYICRVLRISPFRYYCDILFETMKNEQPYDSIPNFTAADALRLTGVGRNEFIDIMNKCRSKKLMWKLNKSIAKEMLPTQPVDFPVEPWWGVCLVNFTLEEFKKLSEEETTTIDKICKEEANSYVLFDPKVIDGLYKRGLVYFDVPVYPDDRFKVSRLENFVSNKDQSYEDPIEELLYAVFVVSSANATVAELAATLQADLYQLQAAASFACRLGWAAKVMDANSVLNEERLPAFPSSILSDDEEGSNTSIHSEKSGQQLNGMDSDGPRKISGTAHVGFVVDANVTSYLMMGSLSPGLKSHAVTLYEAGKLGASCIAELCSDLASLEGKKFEGVLEEFASHAFSLRCFLECLQSGGVSANEITDNTSEAKTPRSSVHDIDNAADHLSKVNIEGVADNNHNEFSEHNQCVGELDNSDGNIVSPAMVILESVESMVKNDDKNDSTVQLNVSTESRVLKNKRKYKVDILRCESLASLAPATLERLFLRDYDIIVSMVPLPSSSVLPGPSGPIHFGPPSYSSMTPWMKLVLYTAGHCGPVSAVFMKGLRFRLLPEPLAGCEKALLWSWDGSVVGGLGGKFEGNLLKGNLLLHCLNSMLKQSAVLVQPLSIHDLDTSGNLVTVDIPLPLKNDDQSIESVVAQTNLPKEQILDLTSVLKDLSSKFELSTLGYLRLLRLHRIDEPDKFDPENVSYKWVPLSLEFGVPLFSPKLCEKICERVVASHMLQKDDLIEHSDVMQNVRRQLRELCSEYQATGPVAKLFNKRGSSRDSPRALINSISGRWNLSNDPSTPSGGAPSEHERLKFVGRQRPRTEVVSFDGSTVRSYALDPEHNEEQSSIQDVKPDPEETDSKDVVLPGVNLIFDGAELHPFDIAACLQARQPLWLISEASTASSTLL encoded by the exons ATGTCGGCGACGGTGGAGGAGCAGATGGTGGTGAAGGCGATCCGGGAGGAGTGCCCCTGGGAGTCGCTCCCCAAGCGCCTCCAGTCCACGCTCCAGACCAAGGACGAGTGGCACCGCAG GATTGTTGAGTATTGTATCCGAAAAAGGTTGCAATGGAATATCTGCTTTGCCCGTAGAGTATGCAGAGAAGGGGAATACTATGAAGAAATGATGCGCTACCTCCGAAAGAACCTTGCA TTATACCCATACCACCTTGCAGACTATATATGCCGAGTGCTGAGGATCTCGCCTTTCAGATATTATTGTGACATCCTTTTTGAAACTATGAAGAATG AACAACCATATGATAGTATTCCGAACTTCACTGCTGCTGATGCACTAAGGCTCACTGGTGTTGGGAGAAACGAGTTTATTGATATTATGAACAAATGCAGATCAAAG AAACTAATGTGGAAACTGAATAAATCGATTGCAAAAGAAATGCTGCCTACACAGCCTGTTGACTTCCCAGTTGAGCCTTGGTGGGGGGTTTGTCTTGTTAACTTTACACTGGAAGAGTTCAAG AAACTTTCAGAAGAAGAGACAACAACAATAGACAAAATATGTAAAGAGGAAGCCAATTCATATGTTCTTTTTGATCCGAAGGTTATAGATGGACTTTATAAAAGAGGGCTAGTGTACTTCGATGTGCCTGTTTACCCAGATGACCGCTTCAAAG TTTCTAGGCTTGAAAATTTTGTTTCCAATAAGGATCAATCATATGAAGACCCAATTGAAGA GCTGTTGTATGCTGTATTTGTTGTTTCAAGTGCTAATGCTACTGTTGCTGAACTGGCTGCAACTTTACAAGCTGACCTTTATCAACTCCAGGCAGCTGCATCATTTGCTTGCCGATTGGGCTGGGCTGCGAAAGTCATGGATGCGAACTCTGTTCTTAATGAAGAACGTTTACCTGCGTTTCCTAGTAGTATTcttagtgatgatgaagaaggtTCAAATACAAGTATCCACTCAGAGAAGTCTGGTCAACAATTGAATGGCATGGATTCTGATGGACCCAGGAAAATTTCTGGAACTGCTCATGTGGGCTTTGTTGTTGATGCCAATGTTACATCATACTTGATGATGGGCTCACTATCGCCAG GGTTAAAATCTCATGCTGTCACACTCTATGAGGCTGGAAAACTGGGTGCTTCTTGCATTGCAGAACTATGTAGTGATCTGGCTAGCTTAGAGGGAAAGAAATTTGAGGGTGTGCTAGAGGAGTTTGCAAGTCATGCATTCAGTTTGCGATGCTTCTTGGAGTGTTTACAGTCTGGCGGAGTTTCCGCAAATGAAATTACTGATAATACTAGTGAAGCAAAGACTCCAAGAAGCTCTGTTCATGATATTGACAATGCTGCTGACCATTTGTCCAAGGTGAACATTGAGGGTGTTGCTGACAATAACCATAATGAATTTTCCGAGCATAACCAGTGCGTAGGTGAGTTAGATAATAGTGATGGGAATATAGTATCACCAGCTATGGTTATCTTGGAAAGTGTAGAAAGCATGGTAAAAAATGATGACAAGAATGATTCAACTGTGCAGCTAAATGTTTCAACTGAATCTCGAGTTTTGAAGAACAAAAGGAAGTACAAAGTTGATATTCTTCGATGTGAGAGCTTAGCCTCACTTGCCCCGGCTACATTAGAACGGCTATTCCTTCGGGACTATGACATTATTGTGTCGATGGTTCCTCTTCCTTCTTCATCAGTTCTTCCAGGCCCTTCAGGCCCAATTCATTTTGGACCACCATCTTATTCCTCCATGACACCTTGGATGAAGCTAGTACTGTATACAgcaggacattgtggaccagtaTCTGCTGTGTTCATGAAAGGGCTACGTTTTAGATTGCTGCCTGAACCATTAGCTGGTTGTGAGAAGGCACTGCTATGGTCTTGGGATGGCTCTGTGGTGGGTGGATTAGGGGGAAAGTTTGAAGGGAACTTACTGAAGGGCAACTTATTGTTACACTGCTTGAATTCGATGCTGAAACAATCTGCTGTACTGGTGCAACCACTTAGTATACATGATCTTGATACGTCAGGAAACCTTGTCACTGTGGATATCCCTTTACCCCTAAAAAATGATGACCAGTCAATTGAATCTGTGGTAGCCCAAACTAATTTGCCAAAGGAACAGATATTAGATTTGACTTCTGTATTGAAAGACCTATCTAGTAAATTTGAGCTGAGCACACTTGGCTACCTCCGTCTACTAAGACTTCACAGGATAGATGAACCAGATAAATTTGACCCAGAAAATGTAAGCTACAAGTGGGTGCCTCTGAGCTTGGAGTTCGGGGTTCCTTTATTCAGTCCAAAGTTGTGCGAGAAGATTTGTGAAAGGGTGGTTGCATCCCATATGCTTCAGAAAGATGATCTCATTGAGCATTCTGATGTGATGCAAAATGTAAGAAGGCAGCTGAGAGAACTTTGCAGTGAATATCAAGCAACCGGTCCAGTAGCTAAGTTATTTAACAAGCGTGGAAGCTCAAGGGACTCACCACGTGCCTTAATCAATAGTATTAGTGGCAGATGGAATTTGTCTAATGACCCTTCAACACCTAGTGGAGGAGCCCCAAGTGAACACGAGAGGCTGAAATTTGTTGGAAGGCAGCGACCCCGAACAGAAGTTGTGAGCTTTGATGGGAGCACTGTCAG GTCATATGCACTTGATCCTGAGCACAATGAAGAACAATCATCCATACAAGACGTAAAACCAGATCCAGAAGAAACAGACAGCAAGGATGTAGTCTTACCAGGAGTAAATCTTATATTTGATGGAGCCGAATTACACCCCTTTGATATTGCTGCATGCCTTCAAGCACGTCAGCCTCTGTGGCTTATATCTGAGGCATCAACTGCTTCATCAACATTACTATGA